The Biomphalaria glabrata chromosome 15, xgBioGlab47.1, whole genome shotgun sequence region taagaatttttaatATACATCTTGATAGAGTGTCCGCAaaaacataaattttttttagaatttttttcacTTCAAATTGATAGTCGATCAACTTTAAACTCCAAGGAGTTAACCGTCCGTTAGCCATCTTCATTGCATTTAATGGTGCATAGTCAATGAGTAGAGTAAAGCGAGCTCCCAGCAGATATTTGCTAAATCGTGGCTAGACATTCTCGCTCTATCGTGGAGGATCTGGTTAAAGCTCATGTTAGTTTCCTGCCAATGAAAAATACAGGATGCAAAGTCCCTTGATATTCGCTGTGAGACATGATCCAATGGCTGTAAAAGAAGCGTCTGTAGCGAGATGAAatagtctttctttttttaagcttAAGCATACTATCCTTAGAAAATGTGTATTTGCTATTGTTTCATATTCTCTTGCAATTCCTTAGATGAAATAgtctttcttttttgaagcTTAAGCATACTATCCTTAGAAAATGTGTATTTGCTATTGTTTCATATTCTCTTGCAATTCCTTAGATGAAATAgtctttcttttttgaagcTTAAGCATACTATCCTTAGAAAATGTGTATTTGCTATTGTTTCATATTCTCTTGCAATTCCTTAGaccatgttatttttattaggtTGTCCTTTGAGGTTGGTTAGTGCTGAACTAAGTGTCGTACAGTTTGGTAGGAAACACCTATAGAAACTGCAGGGTCCCAAAATACTTTAGACTTGCATTTTGGTTCTGGGCACTTTaatgtgatattgatattgCCCTGTGGTTTCAATGAGTTATGACTCTATATCCTTAGAATGTAACTTCCAACATAACTAATCCAACTTAACTGGGTTTGACTGTAGAGTCATACCAAAGACTTTTTCTAGTGCTTTCATATGTTCTTCCCAAGTTTTATTTATCGAAAACAAATATCAGCAATGTAGGAAACTGCCCTTTCTCTGTCCATATAATCGAAGAATAGCCGTGTCAAATATGCTACTAGCATTGACTAGTCCAAATGGCATATAATTAAACTGGAATAGTCCAAATGCTGTAGTTAAAGCAGTGTAAGGTTTGGGTTCTTCTTTCATGTGTATTTAATAGTACCCTCTGGATAAATCCAATTTGGTGAAAAACTTCGCTTCAGAGAAGTATGACATAAGATCTTCTGGGTTGGGAATGGGATAAGAATCAAGgggataattttatttaattgccAAAAATCAAACTCTTGGAGTTGAAGTTTGCTGTCGTTTCACAAATACTATAGTGAATTGGAATATTTAACTTCGCCAGACGGACACACAGCTTTCCAGCATGTCATCGATACCAGAAGCATTGTCATCAAAGCATGTGAACACGCTAAAGAAGCTACTGCTGAAGTGAACAGAGTTAATCAAGCAAGAGTAAACGAAAACATAAGATTCAGACAGTTGGAACCAGTAGACAAAGTTCGATTATTACTAGCAGTAGAAAAATGACTGATTACTGCGGGTATTTCCGATGTCTTCACATCAGAGTTAAAtcaatattttatcttatatattacagatgttacttaaaacaagattacaacgAGAGTTTGTGTAATCACAATCCCtatcggatccgcctattcgcaaggtacattttgttttaattgtcaaaagtaataatgattcaaagattcatttggtgttgtaaaaaatgttttttttttggtaatatgttttaaatgtttcaaagctaaagataatttacttccttgtccaaacctcccgctggacgaagAGAGATGGCAGctagcagggtatgaacccgggaccgtccAGAtaaacagtccagcgcgctaaccacacgaccaggcattgtTGTTaacttaatacaaaaaaataatcgcctattattgataaagagatatattacacattatgGCATGACAACTACGTGAAATGTACAAGATGTCAggcgagcgattttagataatcttttggctttgatttgtaattgaaaaaaaaaaagaaaacaggtaTTGAGCTTGTATTTCGGCAACGTCTGCCCGATGTCCCAGCACAGTTACTAACAGAGCtgttggcattttcatttacatttaactagaatgaggatgtagaggttttcaaaccatactttggtgttagagagttgttttccttaaaaatcggaacataatgttccagtggcgtagctagagtgttTGATGCCCAGTGCGACCTCTCCTCATGATGCCCCCCCTCCAATATAAAGCAGCGAAAATACGTTATTATACGTTAACAaaatatacaacaaaaaatataacgAGCTTTCTTGGTCGCAAAACTATCAATCATTTTATCGAAATGTTTTCCACCAATGGCCTAGTTAGTGAAACGCATTGCTGATTGGTATTAATTCTTCATCAAATTAATAAGTCTGAAAAAAATTCGTTCGCATAAAGCCACACTTACCGCAATTGtcagaaatatgtaaaaatcTGATAATACTACCTGAAGAGAATCTTGAACATGAttctttttctctcaaagcagaatCTGGCATTCAATAGGCATCACGAATATTTAGACAATATTTAGAGCTGAATCATTTAGTGGCATTCTAGCtgatatctttttatttatttatttttttttaatgcaagaTTTTAAACAGGTCCTTGTTTGAGAAGTTCAAAGGCAGCTTCTGAAGAAATTGCGACAAACTGTTGGCGCCTCTTTCGCTTCAgacgaaatttgtttttgtcaatgTCGCTATGAGCACCATCGAGATTGTTTTCAATCTGAGGTTTCAATAGTTGGGATAGATAACGACTAAAATTCCTATTCACCTAGCACATCATGATCATAgtgggtgattatttcttgaactattTTCGCTTGGCTTCTTTTTATTGCAGCCAATACGTCTTTAATGTTCTGCACTAACCCTCAGATCAGAGCACTTACTCTTGCTGACAGTAATTATGGCTTCAGTGTTGTCCTTCCAACTAGTTGTTATCGATGATATTAATATTTTCTGTTTaagtgagcagtctcgaattGACGACCATTGTTCTTGAAGTTAGACATACCCGTCGTTTATTTCAGTTAATTCATGGGCCAAGAATCCAaaataggtgagaaaattaagaCTGCATTAAGACTAACAATCTGCTTTTagaaaaaaggaatgatatccaAGATTCTTTTCATTATCAGATTTTTACCTGTAGGACCCTTTGATCACTATCGTCAACCCTTTTAACCAGAGAAGACAATTTCTCTGTCTAAGCTAGCACTATGAGCGCCAGCCAGACTTATCAATCTTTAGCAGCGCCCATAATATTTACAGAGttgcaaaataaatatttttaaaaatcaaatacagTAGTTAATGTTTGTTCATGTATGTAAAATGTGTGCtgtttttactgagaaattTTGTGGTCATTTTGATGCCCCTcatcacttgatgccccgtgcggccccacatggctagctacgcccGCCACTGATATTAtaactagatttttttaatgttttggttagaaaattaaatgtagtgtaagacaGAAGTGCAATTTTACATTaatagagttaaaatgtttttacataaaaatacggaacaatcgattttcgtaaatgagaagatttttgttttaataattggAAGAGAgacttcaaacaattatttggcgttaatagagttttcattaaaaattcggaacaattttggcgacgatttgtaagaaaagtATAATAATGtaggtcaatattttttttgaaaacaaaatccggaacattctttcccccaaaaaatcttttgttatgtttcatcaagaaaatgaaatgttaaGTAGGTCTAAGAgggtattttaaaataatcgtttctagtaaattacgtTCGTGTTTTAAAATCGCGAACAACCTATTTGACATCAATTTGTTTTcagttgaaaatacggaacaatttgtaatcgataattaaactatagtgacgtactgtccaagaatataagtgtaatataagTCAATTAAAAGATTTCAAACATtaatttgacataatttatctttgtttaaaacaatatccggaacaacttaatagataatgaaatataagtcagtatagagattttcatttagcatttgtatgctATTTACAACCGGAACATGTATTATTGatcatttatttttgaaacGTTTAAGCACGgaatttaaatgtaatataagttagaagagcataCAAACATTCGTTGGAATTCACAAAAACACCCGAAACAATCTATTACAGAAACTTAAAAGTATTATGATATtttggaaggaacattaaaggtaaaCTAAGATTTTCATTAACTTTtactgttgtgtttttttttatataaacgtgacggacagaccaaccaacagaaaaataacacaaaaataaaCGGCTCCTGATggagacacaaaaaaaaaaaacgattcttAAAAATTTTGTAGGGGACTAGTTTAGTACCGTGTCATGCAGCGTcgtcacgctactgcacgaaagtcgctgaataaaaagtccattttaaaaaatgtgcgtgatacaAATTGCATCCTTAgcctttttaaacaaacataaatgttttctataaattttagcagctagttgaccacaaaaaaacacatgtaactaatattgatatttgttgtgaacatttcttgtacaatttaaaaatatatttgacttagtggtACTGAAATTACACAAATAAATGCCTTTCTTTGTGAACATAATGTAATATTATCTCCCATACATttgtgtattgttttaaaattggtgtattttttatgaaaaaaatcgcttgcaaaattaattttataaattaaacagtttgctttgagaaaacaaaaagtaatcgttgcacctaaacttttcaagccgcatcgcatgatgaaataatatttttcatttctcttcaagtttttgagatctgagtgtgacagacggaaagacattttgcacaaacctaatagcgggtTTTCCTCTTACGGGGAcgctaaaaaagaaatttcaccCCGTTATTCCTTAACGTAGTCTATAAAGAGCTAAGcactttttgaaatatttttcctAATAGATGTTTGTTCCCTTTTTATTCTATCAAGAtataaaggcctatcattagaatattataaagttgaGTAGATTTCGCAATTTTCGAAAGTCAAATGACTTTTCTAACTCGTAGGCAAAATAGTGTTGTTTAAAACAAGGGCGTAGCAAGGGAGGTggtgttcacccccccccccccgaaatgaattCCCCCCCTCAGGGAGGGGATCGGAACTTAGTGACTGACGTTTTGCTAATTCTGTTTATTTTACGTGAGATTTTAACACTAAACCattacttgccccagcgcagccaagggggttttgagcttaaatcCCCCTACCCCCTACCAGCGGGTTTTGCAGtcaaattcccctcttctataaaacaaccCCAAccccccaacaaaaaaaaaaaaagaatgcaaacgacaattcccaaattccaagggcatagctaaggaagattttgatttaaaacccctccgaaatttacgataaaacccccctCTTCAGACATTGACaaatttttgtggaagcagcttacCGCCCAACagcgccgaacgacgcgggaggatctaagtaagtaaaAATAGCAGATtagttttttgaaataaaactttttaatagcaggataatgcactgcagatacctcagaatatgcattttgttggctttcaatatcggaaatagtgcttggcgctCCCCCCGACCCCCATGCTgacaagggcggggagtctacaatttttccactaacttcaggaagaacctattctagggtacaataaacgtcttccaaaagaatgaaaatgaagggtcagaatgtaataaagattaattatttacacatacacacatatcatgggcgtagccaggattttttttcggggagggttttgggggggggatccccccgacctcctccccccccccccgcgaaaaaaaatatatgtgtgtgtgtgtgtgtacataattaatctttattacattctgaccctttcggaagacgtttattgtttattgtagactccccgcccttgctagcaagggggtctgggggagctcgcagcgctcccccagcgcggggcgaagccccgccgccgagcactatttctggtattgaaagccaacaaaatgcatattctgaggtatctacagtgcattatcttgctattaaaaagttttatttcaaaaacctaatgtgctattcttactgactttgaccctctcgcgccgttcggcgcattttccggcaagctgtttccgcaactcttattctgcgtaattcattttgtcggaaaacatgtcccgcaaaacctcatgcgacgctctgtcacaaccttactaaggattcgactcccagttcggcataggatttctttgatttagacccgatctctatgactgactcctaaaatctgtcttagccatctttgttgagccacatttagtgtttgtcaatttcggcagatgactattcactgcactttattaaatgAGCCCCGCCAcaggtagaaatgtgtaacctctcttgaatacgctcttggaatcaagtgactgtagtttgctttagattttatatcgaaacgTGAAGTTTTATGTCTAAATCATCTGTTGGTGGTTTTATACcaaaaaatctctgggttttttttttgttttgttttgtttttaattcaaaaccccatttagctacgatcatagaatttggtgactgtagtttgctttaaaataatattgaagagagaggttttcaactctaaacgctctgtaggggaattttaaactcaaaaccatctggaggggttttaaactttaaagaaaaagccatctggaggagggggatttaaactcaaaacccccttggctacgcccatagattttatagtgtgtaatttgcttttttttatattgaagaggtactttttagcttcaaaccccaactggaagggggaggggggttaaactcaaaacccctttggctacgctcatagaattttgagtgtgtaatttgctttttttatattgaagatggggttatcgtaaattttggatggggttttaaaatcaaaatcttcctcaactgtgctgttggaatttggggattgttgtttgcatttttttttgttttgttttatagaagagggggatttaactgcaaaaacctctggtagggggtttaaaattcaaaaccccctgtagggggttttaaactcaaagccccctggtagagagatttgtatctcaaaaccctctgataggggtttttaaaatctcaaaacctcctggtagggggatttaaactcaaaaccccttggtagagggtttttaactcaaaactgcctcggctgtgctgtggtaagtgatgatttagtattataatctcacctaaaataaacaaaatgaaagcaaatatcagtcacttaattccgtcccccccccctgtgggggtatttcatttcggggggggggtttgaaccccaagaacccccccccctggctacgcccatgacacatatatattatatatctgtggcattttacgtctcgagagacgatcttttccccccgcaacttcttgtgtgactaaagaggccaatccttgatacacagctgcgatcgcaggttgggcatatagaatcaccaggcgccgttgcattttcacccttctttctgcttcttttGTGTATGACATACGTGGCATGAGAGGGTTAGGTcaagttgcagataggcctgcttcttctctcagatttttgttggttcggcgctctctctatatatattggCTTTTCCCATCCCCACTGAAAAAAATTCTCACTACGCCCATggtttaaaataatctttttccATGAAGAACAATGAAAACTTCTGATGTGTATTACCTGGACTACAATTAGAGCCGAAGAACTACAAACTTGTGAAATGGGGCTTATGAAATGTAAACCTTTGATGTTCTCTACTGAGGTCTTAAAGATGCGATATATTCGAATTGTTTTCATCAGTAGTGGCGCATATAGAGCGGAGAAGCTGATGCAGAATAAGAAAAAATTTATCACGCAAGATATGTCACTGGGTAGGGTTTGGAAGCTTATGACGTTAATATAGCCTGTGAGAATAGCCAACAGCTGGATAAAACTTAGCTCTCGACTTGAAGCTTTGATCACTTGGAGTTCTCTAAATTTGTGGTAGAAAACAGCAATAAATATGGTCAAGACAGAGGTTAAAGTTGCAAGTGTAATCAGTAGAATGGACAGCGTGTCCGATGTGGAATAGTAAGTGAGTCTTATTTCTGTACAGGTTGTAAAGTCTAACAATGGATCCGGCCATGTAAATTCAGGACATTCTTCACAGCTTGTGTTTTTGTTGACAATCCTTTCGTTGTCTCGGCAACGTCGACATTCCCAGCAACACGCCAGCTCTTTTTGTATCTTGTACTCACCTGCTACGCACGGCCTGCTGCACACAGATTCGGGAATGCCCGAATCAGCATTTCCAGGCATTAGGGGCACgattctttctttctgtatgAGGTTAGCCCAAGAAATATTGTACTCTGTGTATTGTACAGTGCCCGTCGACCTGTCGTAGTTTGCAACTTCTTTCATGACTAAACCTTTCCTCAATGTAGAGTTAGGATCGCCGTATCCCAAAGGTACGTTCAGGCTGTCGTATGCCAACTGATAGATCACGTACCTTCCACCACTATCCCCGTTGTTGTCAAATTGTATCGCGCCAGTGTATCCAGTAAAGGAAACATTCTTTAAATAGTTGACCATGTTAACCCTAGATATACAGGCCCTGGCGTCATGTCCTTGAGCCGAAGGACATAACTCACGAATCAAATTATGCGCCGCGTTGGCAAAAGTTAGGATGGCGTCAATAAGTAAAGTTGTAGTTGGCATGAATTCAAATTTTGGCGATCTTAAAATATCTACGTTTTCAACACAATTGTCTTTGCTAAAAGAGCAATTGGTCAAATATTCCCAAGCTGTCTTAAACCATGGATTTCTAGTGGTACGAAAGTTCTGTTTCTTAACGTAGTCGTAAAATTCTCGAAGTAGaggagagtaaaaaaaaaatacaaatgctCCGACAAAGATGTCGGCATGCTCCGATATTGATTCCTTACTGGCTATAAAAATAGAGTCGCTAGATATCCAAATAAATTGACCAATAGCGTTGAGTTTAACAACAGAATTGAGAACGTGTTTTGTTTGAAGTTCCTCAGCAAAAAGAATAACAACTCTTGCCTTGACATGATTGAAAAGATCAGAGGCAATAAGGTCTGTAGCGTCCGTTTCGTCCACTTTGTGTGACGTGGCTATACAAATATTATATCTAGAGGCAGAagattttaaactttcaaaGCCTCTTTCTCCGTACGTTCCTTGAGAATAAACGATGGAAATGTAGCTCCAGCCCATCTGGAAGACAAACTTGATCATGGCGTCAGCCTGGAAATTATCAGGGCCGATGACTCGAAAGAACAATGGGTGCAGGTCTTTGTTGCTTAGCTCCTCACTGGAGGTGATGTAGCCTACTATAGGCATTTTTGCTATAGTGTAAAGGTAGGATATAGATACTGTAGCGATGCTGGTCATAGGAGCAACGACCCCGATGACATCATAAAACGGAACGTCCAGGTCCGAGTCCAATGAATCTGACAAAGTGTGATGGAAACAGGAATCCAAGTGACACGATGCTGCAGGCTGGACGATGAAAGATAAGGACTGGGCTACCGCCATTGACGTCATCTCGCAGTCGTCTAAAATGTAGAATCCTAATGAAATGTTTGGGAGTAGTTGAAATTCATTGTTCACCTTGTCCACAGCAAAAGCTACGGCCTCTGGGTACTCTATTCCCCAGGACCCGGGAAGTTGGGTGCTATCGCACTTGTTTCCATTTATCCCGTGTGTCTGCGTCATGATTACCCCAATGTTAACGTCACCCGGTGACGCATACATATTCTTGCTGATGCTAGAGAACAAACACTCATCCGCAACCGGTCGGACAAAAGCCAGTGTCAGAAGACCAGATATGACCAATAGCGGACAGTGCATCTTTGTCCAAACGTCGTCTTTTAAGCTAAATCCTGTAACAAAAGTTCATTTCTCTACAACCTCGCTATAGCAAAGTTGCTCTTTCATTGGTATCAATGTGGAGGCAATAGCTCGAACCTGCTGAATGTCGACCAAGTTAGTATTGGGTTTAAACATAAGATTAGCCCAAATCACAGACAACTCGAAGAGTTCTATTCTGAATGTGACAAGGTTATGGCATGATTTCTTCTGGCGTATGTCAGCTCAATACATTGTCTTATGATTTGTTGATAGTATGGGTTGTGGTCAGTTCATTTCCAATTTTACAGAGAGCtgtttacaattttaaagaGAGCTGTTTACCATTTTAAAGAGAGCTGTTTACCATTTTAAAGAGAGCTGTTTACCATTTTAAAGAGAGCTGTTTACCATTTCTTACGTTTACTGCAACTTTTCGTTTGTCtgcgaaataaaataaaaaaaaagtagcgttACATAATTCCAACATATGGAAATAAACGCACACGCATGTCTAAAATGTATTTGCTGCTGGTTCTGTTGTAAACCTGtatagaaatagagaaagagaagttagccatggaaaaagaaagagagaaagagaagttagccatggaaaaggaaagagagaaagaaaaggtagttgtaaaaaaggaaaagttagccatggaaaaagaaagagagaaagagaaattaactattgataaagaGAAATTAGCTATggataaagaaattgaaaaagagAAGTTAGCTATCAATAAAGAGAAtaaagaaattgagaaagagaagctagctttggagaaagaaaggttagccatagagaaagaaaagttggcaataaaaaaaaaagaaaaagctaaaaaggaaggtactggaaagaaaaatgacgtgtctggaaataaattggcgaaatataaaggtacaatgtttgatgagaataaaatagacatagatattttcttaaagaagtttgaaattgaaatgaaagaattggCTTTTCAagaagataaatggacatttttgttaTCGATATCATTTGCAGCAGAGGTGCCGTCAAAGATTTGCATGAATCagaataattaccaaatagtaaagGAGCAATTAGTACAACATATGAAAAAACTGAGGCGTTTTATCGtcaacaatatgttaattgcACCATTGAAACCAACGAGGATCctcaaacatttttagacaagATGAATAGCTACTTTGACAATTGGACATCAAAAATAGAAAAGACGTTTGATGGACTAAAGGTATTTCTTATtgtcgtgcgcgcgtgaagttttctttacatttaatattggtATTTTAGCGTATATGAAGTAGTTCTTTTTAGTGCGTTTGTTGTatagaatatt contains the following coding sequences:
- the LOC106067863 gene encoding metabotropic glutamate receptor 3-like → MHCPLLVISGLLTLAFVRPVADECLFSSISKNMYASPGDVNIGVIMTQTHGINGNKCDSTQLPGSWGIEYPEAVAFAVDKVNNEFQLLPNISLGFYILDDCEMTSMAVAQSLSFIVQPAASCHLDSCFHHTLSDSLDSDLDVPFYDVIGVVAPMTSIATVSISYLYTIAKMPIVGYITSSEELSNKDLHPLFFRVIGPDNFQADAMIKFVFQMGWSYISIVYSQGTYGERGFESLKSSASRYNICIATSHKVDETDATDLIASDLFNHVKARVVILFAEELQTKHVLNSVVKLNAIGQFIWISSDSIFIASKESISEHADIFVGAFVFFFYSPLLREFYDYVKKQNFRTTRNPWFKTAWEYLTNCSFSKDNCVENVDILRSPKFEFMPTTTLLIDAILTFANAAHNLIRELCPSAQGHDARACISRVNMVNYLKNVSFTGYTGAIQFDNNGDSGGRYVIYQLAYDSLNVPLGYGDPNSTLRKGLVMKEVANYDRSTGTVQYTEYNISWANLIQKERIVPLMPGNADSGIPESVCSRPCVAGEYKIQKELACCWECRRCRDNERIVNKNTSCEECPEFTWPDPLLDFTTCTEIRLTYYSTSDTLSILLITLATLTSVLTIFIAVFYHKFRELQVIKASSRELSFIQLLAILTGYINVISFQTLPSDISCVINFFLFCISFSALYAPLLMKTIRIYRIFKTSVENIKGLHFISPISQVCSSSALIVVQVIHIRSFHCSSWKKIILNHGRSENFFQWGWEKPIYIERAPNQQKSERRSRPIYPPASFGAVGRLADVRERFCVLLEVDLRKPQGDDPICLCVAVFSISSPSAKRSQLVRTEPFVELACDLTFLGLTSFLAYNIILVILCAIFAFKTRKLPDNFNESRFISMCVSTTLVIWLAFVPTYFTAGMEYIRILILSVALLLNHTVALVMLYLPKLYAAIYIPSESVRTNRFNSPTRLHVPRFASTNRVAPSLRDMDNM